One region of Sphingomonas abietis genomic DNA includes:
- a CDS encoding conjugal transfer protein TraW yields the protein MTGCAVLLAGTASIALAQTGAPATVSAAGSGPGRATIGRTYPIAEPDALSEIEAKVATLPKDMSANYGPRSKWSALKAAALPSASADRTRTVVPFYTLDFDLKLPDGRVLYPKGFTFNPLTYVKLPQRIVVVHPRDLAWALRTARQSDFILLAALGADNGDAIEASEKTGRAIYILEERVKERLGIQAAPVIVAQSGTSLVLTEYGPKSRAAVPGGPR from the coding sequence ATGACCGGCTGTGCAGTCCTTCTCGCGGGCACGGCCTCCATCGCGCTGGCGCAGACCGGCGCGCCTGCAACCGTGAGCGCCGCCGGCAGCGGGCCCGGCCGCGCCACCATCGGCCGGACCTACCCGATTGCCGAACCCGATGCGCTGAGCGAGATCGAGGCCAAGGTCGCGACCCTGCCCAAGGACATGAGCGCCAATTACGGTCCACGCAGCAAATGGAGCGCGCTTAAGGCGGCGGCGCTCCCGTCGGCCTCGGCCGACCGGACGCGAACCGTCGTCCCCTTCTACACCCTCGATTTCGACCTGAAGCTTCCCGACGGCCGCGTGCTGTATCCCAAGGGCTTCACCTTCAATCCACTGACCTATGTGAAGCTGCCGCAGCGGATCGTCGTCGTGCATCCACGCGATCTTGCCTGGGCGCTGCGCACCGCGCGCCAGAGCGATTTCATCCTGCTGGCAGCGCTCGGTGCCGACAATGGCGATGCGATCGAGGCGAGCGAGAAGACGGGCCGCGCGATTTACATCCTGGAGGAGCGCGTGAAGGAGCGCCTCGGCATCCAGGCGGCGCCCGTGATCGTCGCCCAGTCGGGCACCAGCCTCGTGCTCACCGAATATGGCCCGAAGAGCCGCGCTGCGGTGCCGGGAGGTCCGCGATGA
- a CDS encoding TraU family protein gives MMRRLPIFLIGLLIGLAATIAWPSQAHASKCESSVFNPITKVRWTCIFPITVGGIRVGSYDKLDKALDAQSASKPLCACRKGVQFWFGVKVSYWSPNRMIDVVTEPGCMMALGADLMPTGGKLQGSQSSQADGTNTRKMFAQMHYYISPVWAMLDMFTDLPCMENDGFDVAMITEVLPTWQSATLGSIIQPEAILFGNPAAGLACMGDSAAAAAGKVIDPLFWCMGSWGATYPVAGDIHFDDSVEAWAGLAARGTFMMGRLGALTISSSDGCSFLPQPIWTKSRYKLQLMEPVKGGKCVNIGRPGSLWSSAKHAPGKDNAQFMLFEKVICCAGIAVP, from the coding sequence ATGATGCGCCGGCTCCCGATATTCCTGATCGGTCTCCTCATCGGTCTCGCCGCAACCATCGCGTGGCCGAGCCAGGCGCATGCCTCCAAATGCGAGAGCAGCGTGTTCAATCCGATCACCAAGGTGCGCTGGACCTGTATCTTCCCGATCACGGTCGGCGGCATTCGGGTCGGAAGCTACGATAAGCTCGACAAGGCGCTCGATGCCCAATCGGCATCGAAGCCGCTGTGCGCCTGCCGCAAGGGCGTGCAGTTCTGGTTCGGCGTGAAGGTCTCCTACTGGTCGCCCAATCGGATGATCGACGTGGTGACCGAGCCCGGCTGCATGATGGCGCTGGGCGCCGATCTTATGCCGACCGGCGGTAAGCTCCAGGGCAGCCAGTCGAGCCAGGCCGACGGCACCAACACGCGCAAGATGTTCGCGCAGATGCACTACTACATCTCGCCGGTCTGGGCGATGCTCGACATGTTCACCGACCTGCCCTGCATGGAAAATGACGGGTTCGACGTCGCGATGATCACCGAGGTGCTGCCGACCTGGCAGTCGGCGACGCTCGGCAGCATCATCCAGCCCGAGGCCATTCTGTTTGGCAATCCGGCGGCGGGCCTTGCGTGTATGGGCGACAGCGCTGCGGCCGCGGCCGGCAAGGTCATCGATCCCTTGTTCTGGTGCATGGGAAGCTGGGGCGCGACCTATCCGGTCGCCGGCGACATCCATTTCGACGACAGCGTCGAAGCCTGGGCCGGACTTGCCGCACGCGGCACTTTCATGATGGGCCGGCTCGGCGCGCTCACGATCAGTTCGTCGGACGGCTGCTCGTTCCTCCCCCAGCCGATCTGGACCAAGAGCCGCTACAAGCTCCAGCTGATGGAGCCCGTGAAGGGCGGCAAGTGCGTCAATATCGGTCGGCCAGGCTCGCTCTGGTCGTCCGCCAAGCATGCCCCGGGCAAGGACAATGCCCAGTTCATGCTCTTCGAAAAGGTCATCTGCTGCGCCGGGATCGCGGTCCCATGA
- the traN gene encoding conjugal transfer protein TraN: MGTSLLAPRPLKLAFAATLMIGVALPAAAQVATAPKATARIPLEPIEPIEPTDPQPEPDPGPGPGPFPDPGQYMCAADLNNNGDAADEGETAYCAATTDGGHLCPLQEVACVADATGQYSCPVGTQFACQTKVAGGPPSCSPNQCANLATTPIITEPPIEDPGTSPDGSVDADGNCLGTIEIFSGRGMRCRPPGLNTTLANCCKDKGKIVKDGMGSSIGSLGTKIAVVKGVFQGMSAAFTALRAGATAGQAANAGANALIIGLDPTSIAISLAINFMIEFLFSGCDQQDMETAMLRSSGMCHELGSYCTSSFLGICLQKARGHCCFNTKLGRIIQEQGRPQLTAFNGNLWGTAKKPMCRGFTPEEFQALDFSKMDLSEYYADIESRAQTDIQVDMKDRVDAYLNAVKN; encoded by the coding sequence ATGGGCACGAGCCTCCTGGCACCCCGGCCGCTGAAGCTCGCGTTCGCTGCGACGTTGATGATCGGCGTGGCGCTTCCGGCCGCGGCCCAGGTCGCGACGGCGCCGAAAGCGACCGCCAGAATCCCGCTCGAACCCATCGAGCCAATCGAGCCGACCGACCCCCAGCCCGAACCCGATCCGGGTCCGGGTCCAGGCCCGTTCCCCGATCCCGGCCAGTATATGTGCGCGGCCGATCTCAACAATAACGGCGATGCGGCCGATGAAGGCGAGACCGCTTATTGCGCGGCGACCACGGATGGCGGGCATCTCTGCCCTCTGCAGGAGGTGGCCTGCGTCGCGGATGCGACCGGCCAGTATAGCTGTCCGGTCGGCACCCAGTTTGCGTGTCAGACCAAGGTCGCCGGCGGACCGCCGAGCTGCTCGCCGAACCAATGTGCGAACCTTGCAACGACGCCGATCATCACCGAGCCGCCGATCGAGGATCCTGGCACTTCGCCCGATGGGTCGGTCGATGCGGACGGAAACTGCCTCGGTACGATCGAGATCTTTTCCGGTCGCGGGATGCGCTGCCGGCCGCCCGGCCTCAACACCACTCTCGCCAATTGCTGCAAGGACAAGGGCAAGATCGTCAAGGACGGCATGGGGTCGTCGATCGGGTCGCTCGGCACCAAGATCGCGGTGGTGAAAGGCGTGTTCCAAGGCATGAGTGCTGCCTTCACGGCGCTGCGCGCCGGCGCCACCGCCGGCCAGGCGGCGAATGCCGGCGCCAATGCGCTCATCATCGGCCTCGACCCGACCTCGATCGCGATCAGCCTCGCGATCAATTTCATGATCGAGTTCCTGTTCTCCGGCTGTGACCAGCAGGACATGGAGACGGCGATGCTGCGCTCCTCGGGCATGTGCCACGAGCTCGGCAGCTATTGCACGTCGAGCTTTCTCGGCATCTGCCTGCAGAAGGCGCGCGGCCATTGCTGCTTCAACACCAAGCTCGGTCGCATCATCCAGGAGCAGGGACGTCCCCAGCTCACGGCGTTCAACGGCAACCTGTGGGGCACGGCCAAGAAGCCGATGTGCCGAGGCTTTACGCCCGAGGAGTTCCAGGCGCTCGATTTCAGCAAGATGGATCTCTCGGAATATTATGCGGACATCGAGAGCCGCGCTCAGACCGACATCCAAGTCGACATGAAAGACCGGGTCGATGCTTATCTCAATGCCGTCAAGAACTAG